From Serinicoccus profundi, the proteins below share one genomic window:
- a CDS encoding ATP-dependent helicase → MPLLAQPRHGDAVDDPDQRSAIEHRGGVLLVLGAPGTGRTSVLIQHVQARLRQGLAPDRCLVIAPTRQAAGRLRAAVGHGLQATHTEPLARTAASLAFSVLRIAAARDGEPLPRLISGAEQDAVLRELLAGHEASGTGPRWPVELDQARRTDGFRGQLRDLLMRAVEHGVGREDLELLAQRHDRPEWACAGELLEEYDQVTALSEPGSYDPAWICTAAADALEVDDELRSLVHARVGFVAVDDAQELTASAARLLDAVRGPGTDALLAGDPDAAVLGFRGAVPGRFLELAERWSGTDRPSTITLRTRHGVSAAVGAVADRVAERIGVVGGAGHRRPAAGPAAGAAWVRLTRGAAQEAALVARWLRHAHLIDGVPWQELAVVARSRAQQETIRRALSSGGVPVRVDRSSVPLGSDPAVAPLLLALDVVTRGADDDPKWSVGPDDAVELVSSPLGGLDPVGLRRLRRRLRAQELADGGRRGADELLALRLSDPDLRRQAADEVASELEPLRRVALVLQAGRDVVVDEPAVGPHLESPTAGQGASGPDAILWALWSQSGLARSWARQALAGGALGARADRDLDAVLVLFAAAEAHVERRPGSRARSFLDSVRGATVAADTLVVGAQRTEAVEILTPHAAAGRRWSRVAVVGVQEGVWPDLRLRDTLLGAQALVAAIEGRPVSGTQAWRQAQAAVRSDELRQFHLAVTRARDELLVTATSSTDDQPSGLLDLVDPDFRDHPPVDVPAPMTLRGVAGELRRAAVQAQRQGDLRTRDAALDQLLRLADEGVPGADPLRWWDLRDVSSAAALRPQGPVRVSPSRLQTFLDCELRWFLTSRGAETGEAAGAALGTLVHEVVAESPDAPVADLVAELDRRWPDLGLVDGWVSDRRRADAHRMVERYTSYVRDARDAGRELVGVELDLSVSLPAGEGEGSREARLAGAVDRLERDADGGLVVADLKTGSTPVPRADVARHAQLAAYQVAVTHGAFPDLGTTSAGARLVQLGTSGSVEQAQEPLTDSEDLDWALTTIQQAASGMAGAQFTATDLARRCRRCPARFACPLQPEGSQR, encoded by the coding sequence ATGCCCCTTCTCGCTCAGCCCCGACACGGCGACGCGGTCGACGATCCCGACCAGCGGTCCGCGATCGAGCATCGCGGCGGGGTGCTGCTGGTCCTGGGGGCCCCGGGGACCGGCCGCACGAGCGTGCTGATCCAGCATGTGCAGGCCCGTCTTCGGCAAGGCCTGGCGCCTGATCGGTGCCTCGTCATCGCCCCGACGCGCCAGGCGGCGGGTCGTCTCCGGGCGGCCGTCGGGCACGGACTTCAGGCCACCCATACCGAGCCGCTCGCGCGCACCGCCGCCTCGCTGGCCTTCTCGGTGCTGCGCATCGCCGCCGCGCGAGACGGCGAGCCCCTCCCGCGCCTCATCTCCGGTGCCGAGCAGGACGCCGTCCTGCGCGAGCTGCTGGCCGGGCACGAGGCGAGCGGCACCGGCCCGCGGTGGCCGGTCGAGCTGGACCAGGCGCGGCGGACCGACGGCTTCCGTGGTCAGCTGCGTGACCTCCTCATGCGCGCGGTCGAGCACGGGGTGGGTCGCGAGGACCTCGAGCTGCTGGCGCAGCGCCACGACCGGCCGGAGTGGGCCTGCGCCGGGGAGCTGCTGGAGGAGTACGACCAGGTGACGGCGCTGTCCGAGCCGGGCAGCTACGACCCGGCCTGGATCTGCACCGCCGCCGCCGACGCGCTGGAGGTCGACGACGAGCTGCGGTCGCTGGTGCACGCCCGGGTGGGCTTCGTGGCGGTGGACGACGCCCAGGAGCTCACCGCGTCGGCCGCGCGGCTGCTCGACGCCGTGCGAGGGCCGGGCACCGATGCGCTGCTCGCCGGTGACCCGGACGCGGCCGTCCTCGGATTCCGCGGGGCCGTCCCCGGTCGGTTCCTGGAGCTCGCCGAGCGCTGGTCGGGGACGGACCGCCCGAGCACCATCACCCTGCGTACCCGGCACGGGGTGTCCGCGGCGGTGGGAGCCGTGGCCGACCGCGTGGCGGAGCGGATCGGGGTGGTGGGGGGAGCGGGGCACCGCCGGCCGGCCGCCGGCCCGGCCGCCGGCGCCGCGTGGGTGCGGCTGACCCGAGGGGCCGCCCAGGAGGCCGCGCTGGTGGCGCGATGGCTGCGCCACGCCCACCTCATCGACGGCGTCCCGTGGCAGGAGCTGGCCGTCGTGGCGCGCAGCCGCGCCCAGCAGGAGACGATCCGCCGGGCGCTGTCCTCCGGCGGGGTGCCCGTGCGGGTCGACCGTTCCTCGGTCCCCCTGGGCTCCGACCCGGCTGTCGCACCACTCCTGCTGGCGCTCGACGTGGTGACCCGGGGAGCCGACGACGACCCGAAGTGGTCGGTGGGCCCGGACGACGCGGTGGAGCTGGTGTCGAGCCCGCTCGGTGGTCTCGACCCGGTCGGCCTGCGCCGGTTGCGCCGCCGGCTGCGCGCCCAGGAGCTGGCGGACGGTGGACGACGCGGGGCCGACGAGCTCCTCGCCCTGCGACTCTCCGACCCCGACCTGCGGCGCCAGGCGGCCGACGAGGTCGCGAGCGAGCTGGAGCCGCTGCGCCGGGTCGCCCTCGTGCTCCAGGCGGGACGCGACGTCGTGGTGGACGAGCCTGCGGTGGGGCCGCACCTCGAGTCGCCGACCGCAGGTCAGGGCGCGTCCGGCCCGGACGCCATCCTCTGGGCGTTGTGGTCCCAGAGCGGCCTGGCGCGCAGCTGGGCACGACAGGCCCTAGCCGGCGGGGCCCTGGGAGCCCGGGCCGACCGGGACCTCGATGCCGTCCTCGTGCTCTTCGCCGCCGCCGAGGCCCATGTCGAACGCCGGCCCGGGTCTCGGGCGCGCTCCTTCCTCGACAGCGTGCGCGGCGCCACCGTCGCGGCCGACACCCTCGTCGTCGGGGCCCAGCGGACCGAGGCCGTCGAGATCCTCACCCCGCACGCCGCCGCGGGGCGGCGGTGGAGCCGGGTCGCGGTCGTCGGCGTGCAGGAAGGGGTATGGCCCGACCTGCGGCTGCGCGACACGCTACTGGGGGCGCAGGCCCTGGTGGCGGCCATCGAGGGGCGGCCGGTCTCCGGCACCCAGGCCTGGCGGCAGGCGCAGGCGGCGGTGCGCTCCGATGAGCTGCGGCAGTTCCACCTCGCCGTCACGAGAGCTCGCGACGAGCTCCTGGTGACCGCGACGTCCAGCACCGACGACCAGCCCTCGGGGTTGCTGGATCTCGTCGACCCCGACTTCCGCGACCACCCGCCGGTGGACGTGCCGGCCCCGATGACGTTGCGGGGGGTGGCGGGGGAGCTGCGACGCGCCGCCGTGCAGGCCCAGCGGCAGGGCGACCTCCGCACGCGTGACGCGGCGCTCGACCAGCTGCTGCGCCTGGCCGACGAGGGGGTGCCCGGGGCCGACCCGCTGCGCTGGTGGGACCTTCGGGACGTGTCGAGCGCGGCGGCCCTGAGGCCGCAGGGGCCGGTCCGGGTGTCACCGTCGCGGCTCCAGACCTTCCTCGACTGCGAGCTCAGGTGGTTCCTCACCTCGCGGGGGGCCGAGACCGGTGAGGCTGCGGGTGCCGCCCTGGGCACCCTCGTCCACGAGGTGGTCGCCGAGAGCCCGGACGCGCCGGTCGCCGACCTCGTCGCGGAGCTCGACCGCCGATGGCCCGACCTCGGCCTCGTGGACGGCTGGGTGTCCGACCGGCGCCGTGCGGACGCCCACCGGATGGTCGAGCGTTACACCTCCTACGTCCGGGACGCGCGGGATGCCGGCCGCGAGCTCGTGGGCGTCGAGCTGGACCTGTCGGTGTCCCTGCCCGCGGGGGAGGGCGAGGGATCCCGCGAGGCCCGTCTCGCGGGTGCGGTGGACCGGCTCGAGCGGGATGCCGACGGCGGCCTCGTCGTCGCGGACCTCAAGACCGGCAGCACGCCGGTGCCTCGGGCCGACGTCGCCCGGCACGCCCAGCTGGCGGCATACCAGGTCGCGGTCACGCACGGAGCCTTCCCCGACCTCGGCACGACGAGCGCCGGGGCCCGGCTCGTGCAGCTGGGCACCTCCGGGTCGGTGGAGCAGGCGCAGGAGCCGCTCACGGACTCCGAGGACCTCGACTGGGCGCTCACCACCATCCAGCAGGCGGCCTCCGGCATGGCCGGGGCGCAGTTCACGGCGACTGATCTCGCGCGGCGGTGCCGGCGGTGCCCGGCGCGCTTCGCGTGCCCGCTGCAGCCGGAAGGGAGCCAGCGGTGA
- a CDS encoding DEAD/DEAH box helicase: MQETRTFADFGLHPDIVRALADGGITHPFPIQAMTLPVALGRHDIIGQAKTGTGKTLGFGLPLLHNVVGPQDEGFADLGKPGAPQALVVAPTRELAVQVAGDLSKAAAHRSARIFTVYGGRAYEPQIEALNRGVEIVVGTPGRLLDLASKGHLDLGHARTVVLDEADEMLDLGFLPDVEKMLALTPAGRQTMLFSATMPGAVVSLARSYMTQPTHIRAVSDDDDGRQTVAAVEQFAYRAHAMDKIEMVARILQAEGRGLTIIFARTKRTAAKVADELADRGFASAAIHGDLGQGAREQALRAFRSGKVDVLVATDVAARGIDVEAVTHVINYQCPEDEKTYLHRIGRTGRAGATGVAVTFVDWDDMPRWGLINKALDLGYPEPEETYSSSPHLFEQLSIPEGTRGTLPRSARTRAGLDAERVEDIEGDAGRERGSSRGRGRGGRPTRGGQGGGQGGGRRGRHGDGASPAEAPAGRSRSRTSTSESAEAGQRRRRRRRTSTGQSEAPSS, from the coding sequence ATGCAGGAGACCCGCACCTTCGCCGACTTCGGCCTGCACCCGGACATCGTCCGGGCGCTCGCCGACGGCGGCATCACCCACCCCTTCCCCATCCAGGCGATGACCCTGCCGGTCGCGCTGGGCCGGCACGACATCATCGGGCAGGCCAAGACCGGCACCGGCAAGACCCTGGGTTTCGGCCTGCCGCTGCTGCACAACGTGGTCGGCCCGCAGGACGAGGGGTTCGCCGACCTGGGCAAGCCGGGCGCCCCCCAGGCCCTGGTGGTCGCCCCCACCCGTGAGCTCGCGGTCCAGGTGGCCGGCGACCTGTCCAAGGCCGCCGCGCACCGCTCGGCCCGCATCTTCACCGTCTACGGTGGCCGCGCCTACGAGCCCCAGATCGAGGCGCTGAACCGCGGCGTCGAGATCGTCGTCGGCACCCCGGGTCGGTTGCTCGACCTCGCCTCCAAGGGGCACCTCGACCTCGGCCACGCCCGGACCGTCGTGCTGGACGAGGCGGACGAGATGCTCGACCTCGGCTTCCTGCCGGACGTCGAGAAGATGCTCGCCCTCACCCCGGCCGGTCGTCAGACGATGCTCTTCTCCGCCACGATGCCCGGCGCCGTGGTCTCCCTGGCTCGCAGCTACATGACCCAGCCGACGCACATCCGTGCCGTCAGCGACGACGACGACGGCCGCCAGACCGTCGCGGCCGTCGAGCAGTTCGCCTACCGCGCGCACGCCATGGACAAGATCGAGATGGTCGCCCGCATCCTGCAGGCCGAGGGCCGGGGTCTGACCATCATCTTCGCCCGGACCAAGCGCACCGCCGCCAAGGTGGCCGACGAGCTCGCCGACCGCGGCTTCGCCTCCGCCGCCATCCACGGCGACCTCGGTCAGGGCGCCCGCGAGCAGGCGCTGCGCGCGTTCCGCTCCGGCAAGGTCGACGTCCTCGTCGCCACCGACGTCGCCGCCCGCGGCATCGATGTCGAAGCCGTCACCCACGTCATCAACTACCAGTGCCCGGAGGATGAGAAGACCTACCTCCACCGGATCGGGCGCACCGGCCGCGCCGGAGCGACGGGGGTCGCCGTCACCTTCGTCGACTGGGACGACATGCCCCGCTGGGGCCTCATCAACAAGGCTCTCGACCTGGGATACCCCGAGCCCGAGGAGACCTACTCCTCCAGCCCGCACCTCTTCGAGCAGCTGAGCATCCCGGAGGGCACGCGCGGCACGCTGCCGCGCTCGGCCCGCACGCGTGCTGGCCTGGACGCCGAGCGGGTGGAGGACATCGAGGGTGACGCCGGGCGTGAGCGCGGCAGCAGCCGCGGACGCGGCCGGGGCGGGCGCCCCACCCGCGGCGGCCAGGGCGGCGGCCAGGGCGGCGGTCGACGTGGACGCCACGGCGACGGTGCGTCACCGGCCGAGGCCCCCGCGGGGCGCTCCCGCAGCCGGACCAGCACGAGCGAGTCCGCCGAGGCGGGCCAGCGACGCCGCCGTCGCCGGCGGACGAGCACCGGTCAGAGCGAGGCGCCCAGCAGCTGA
- a CDS encoding TetR/AcrR family transcriptional regulator has protein sequence MTSPPTPDRRVRLPRGERRAQLLGAALAAFAESGFHATAMDDIAVRAGVSKPVLYQHFDSKLDLYLAIAESVAEEVVQRIEGVLDSTESNHARISGCLSSFFEFVEQPSSGYPVLFRSDMASDPAVATILERTRRACGESMGRVLAEETELSWDECVLLGTTMAGMAQAAAVSWYDRRGTMTRERVLELLSTIAWRGLGAVPPRSSPLALPG, from the coding sequence GTGACCAGCCCCCCGACCCCCGACCGACGCGTCCGCCTGCCCCGTGGAGAACGTCGAGCGCAACTGCTCGGCGCCGCACTCGCAGCCTTCGCCGAGTCGGGGTTCCACGCGACCGCCATGGACGACATCGCCGTCCGTGCCGGCGTGAGCAAACCCGTCCTCTACCAGCACTTCGACAGCAAGCTGGACCTCTACCTCGCCATCGCCGAGTCGGTGGCCGAGGAGGTGGTCCAACGGATCGAGGGAGTGCTGGACTCCACGGAGAGCAACCATGCCCGGATCTCCGGGTGCCTGAGCAGCTTCTTCGAGTTCGTCGAGCAGCCGTCCTCCGGCTACCCCGTGCTCTTCCGCTCCGACATGGCCTCCGACCCCGCCGTCGCCACCATCCTGGAACGCACCCGCCGTGCCTGTGGCGAGTCGATGGGGCGGGTGCTCGCCGAGGAGACCGAGCTCAGCTGGGACGAGTGCGTGCTGCTCGGCACGACGATGGCCGGTATGGCGCAGGCTGCTGCGGTGTCGTGGTACGACCGCCGCGGGACGATGACGCGCGAGCGGGTCCTGGAGCTGCTCTCGACCATCGCCTGGCGCGGCCTGGGAGCGGTGCCCCCGCGCAGCAGCCCGCTCGCCCTCCCGGGCTAG
- a CDS encoding GlsB/YeaQ/YmgE family stress response membrane protein — MITTIIVALIVGCIVGPLARLILPGDQNISVPMTILLGAVGSLVGSWIGANFLRTSGDQFSFWGLILGTIFAIVAVMGYIAVTRRKAVR; from the coding sequence ATGATCACCACCATCATCGTCGCTCTCATCGTCGGCTGCATCGTCGGCCCCCTGGCCCGGCTCATCCTGCCGGGTGACCAGAACATCTCGGTCCCCATGACCATCCTCCTGGGCGCCGTCGGCTCGCTCGTCGGCTCCTGGATCGGTGCCAACTTCCTCCGCACCAGCGGTGACCAGTTCAGCTTCTGGGGCCTCATCCTCGGCACGATCTTCGCGATCGTCGCCGTCATGGGCTACATCGCGGTCACGCGCCGCAAGGCTGTGCGCTGA
- a CDS encoding DUF3107 domain-containing protein produces MEVRIGIRDVGREVAFESAQTPAAVRQTVTEALSAESKVIELEDEKGQTIIVPTATLAYVEIGIQEKGRVGFGTH; encoded by the coding sequence GTGGAGGTCCGCATCGGAATCCGGGACGTCGGGCGCGAGGTCGCCTTCGAGTCGGCGCAGACACCGGCCGCCGTCCGGCAGACCGTGACCGAGGCGCTGAGCGCCGAGTCGAAGGTCATCGAGCTCGAGGACGAGAAGGGTCAGACCATCATCGTCCCGACGGCGACCCTCGCCTACGTGGAGATCGGGATCCAGGAGAAGGGCCGCGTCGGCTTCGGGACCCACTGA
- a CDS encoding phosphotransferase, which translates to MKRTDLALAALASAAVPGMKPVAVARLSVETGAESELQQAVVEDATGRRWLVRSPLTAIAGARLQRNDELVRQLARHLPFKVPAAAGYAAVGIEGHAAVYPHVEGATLDFTRLPAGAGLAHAVGRAIAAIHNIPAPVFEQQDVPSFDAAGCRQRLIAEVDRAAETGRVPTRLLARWEEAFDAAALWQFAGTPVHGSFRGATVVVAFADQEADSGRVVAITDWDEAMVGDPAADFADLYAQASPQTWESVLDSYALTRAQRPDPYLHARARLLSETCRVRGLALHVSAGEEESARRIVEALRRMDRLTEDEDSLVPATARGAAASSAATVPPVAPAAAGADPQPAETHDIDDIHDTDESDAHSSPADEPATGPSWETSVDAPVDDGDRWGTDADTSTDDLDDEDRWGTDADTSTDDLDDRDDLDDGDDLDDVQEPPAAADPFLDDGDPDPHPDDATDRGDGDEAVHVPHAADTDITADIPVVTPAVQESSAPAQADEAGEPEEGTAEPGEGTTEPQEGTAEPGQSSMPAPTDTDLLDDDTRLHELYGMPPADDPRT; encoded by the coding sequence GTGAAGCGCACCGACCTGGCTCTGGCAGCCCTCGCGAGTGCCGCCGTCCCCGGCATGAAACCGGTGGCCGTGGCGCGTCTGAGCGTCGAGACGGGAGCGGAGTCCGAGCTCCAACAGGCGGTGGTCGAGGACGCCACCGGCCGACGGTGGTTGGTCAGGTCCCCGCTCACGGCGATCGCCGGCGCACGTCTGCAGCGCAACGACGAGCTCGTCCGCCAGCTGGCCCGGCACCTGCCGTTCAAGGTGCCCGCCGCCGCGGGGTATGCCGCCGTGGGGATCGAGGGCCACGCCGCGGTCTACCCGCACGTCGAGGGTGCGACCCTGGACTTCACGCGGCTCCCTGCCGGGGCGGGACTGGCCCACGCGGTCGGCCGCGCCATCGCCGCCATCCACAACATCCCCGCCCCCGTCTTCGAGCAGCAGGATGTCCCGTCCTTCGACGCCGCCGGATGCCGGCAGCGACTGATCGCCGAGGTCGACCGCGCCGCGGAGACCGGCCGCGTGCCGACCCGGCTCCTGGCCCGGTGGGAGGAGGCCTTCGACGCCGCGGCGCTGTGGCAGTTCGCCGGCACGCCGGTCCACGGCTCCTTCCGTGGGGCCACGGTGGTGGTGGCCTTCGCCGATCAGGAGGCCGACAGCGGGCGCGTCGTCGCGATCACCGACTGGGACGAAGCCATGGTGGGCGATCCCGCGGCAGATTTCGCCGACCTCTACGCCCAGGCCTCCCCGCAGACGTGGGAGTCGGTGCTGGACAGCTATGCCCTGACCAGGGCGCAGCGGCCCGACCCCTACCTCCATGCCCGGGCTCGACTGCTCTCCGAGACCTGTCGGGTGCGTGGCCTCGCACTGCACGTGTCCGCCGGGGAGGAGGAGTCGGCCCGCCGGATCGTCGAGGCCCTGCGGCGCATGGACCGGCTGACCGAGGACGAGGACTCGCTCGTGCCCGCGACCGCGCGGGGAGCAGCGGCCAGCTCTGCGGCGACCGTCCCGCCGGTCGCGCCCGCTGCCGCCGGGGCGGACCCTCAGCCTGCGGAGACCCACGACATCGACGACATCCACGACACTGACGAGTCCGATGCACACTCCTCCCCCGCCGACGAGCCCGCGACGGGCCCGTCCTGGGAGACGTCGGTGGACGCCCCCGTCGACGACGGGGACCGCTGGGGCACCGACGCCGACACCTCGACGGATGACCTCGACGACGAGGACCGCTGGGGCACCGATGCCGACACCTCGACGGACGACCTCGACGACAGGGACGACCTCGACGACGGGGACGACCTCGATGACGTCCAGGAGCCCCCGGCTGCTGCGGACCCCTTCCTCGACGACGGAGACCCCGACCCGCACCCCGACGACGCGACGGATCGTGGCGACGGCGACGAGGCCGTGCACGTTCCTCACGCTGCTGACACGGACATCACCGCGGACATCCCCGTGGTGACCCCGGCAGTGCAGGAGTCCTCCGCCCCGGCCCAGGCGGACGAGGCTGGCGAGCCGGAGGAGGGGACCGCCGAGCCGGGTGAGGGGACCACCGAGCCGCAGGAGGGGACCGCCGAGCCGGGGCAGTCCTCGATGCCTGCGCCGACCGACACCGACCTCCTCGACGACGACACGCGGCTGCACGAGCTCTACGGCATGCCGCCGGCGGACGACCCGAGGACCTGA
- a CDS encoding ATP-dependent helicase, whose translation MSPTGAAGARYSPNDLASALGTPEPTPEQAAVITAPLLPDVVVAGAGSGKTETMASRVLWLVANGLVAPQDVLGLTFTRKASLELSARLTGKLRRLREVGLWVEAGPSRGDDPGAAAVSADGFDLPTISTYHAYAGRLVSEHGLRLGVEPDAVLLSEAACWQLAHDVVTRYDGDMTGMQRAPSTVVRSVIALAGELGEHLVEPEEAESMLLGLAERFADLPHDGRALKSGQDLAAMLRQQALLYPLVVAYRRAKAARGALDFGDQMALAARLARDVPVVGATERSRYSAVLLDEFQDTSEAQLVLLTSLFAGSSVPVTAVGDPHQSIYGWRGASATTLTRFPQDFAVGGEPSAVLQLSTSWRNDRAVLEAANVVSAPLREQTAVPVATLRPRPGAGEGRLEVARLPDHVAEAEHVARWIRALREAAPASSAAVLCRTRAQFGPVVDALRRRGLPVEVVGLGGLLDTPEVLDLVALLWVAQEPTRGDQVMRLLAGPVGRLGAADLDALWARAVELARGPGREVSHEREHAPVLAEALEHIPSPAWTGQQGERLSEEARARVARLAEVLRRVRSLSGLPLPDLVAEAERLLGLDVEVAADPDLHPSWGRAPLDALVEVAAGFAHGADRASLGGFLDWLDAAREHERGLEDAEVPELAEVSVDTAAVQVLTVHAAKGLEWDAVAVPGLVEGTFPAGRATAEHAEGEWRTKERSDKGWLAGIGRLPTPLRGDRDGRPDLDWARIEDTRALREALGRLALEQGSFAIEEERRLAYVAFTRARHRLLLTAPVWSTGKQPRVTSRFLAEVRDLPGVRLGPWADMPDPTVEEQMVNPRLGEQEGATWPVLRDDRRDVVRDVAAALLSARAAGRPDESPSPGSAAPWVETVDLLLAERSRRQDHPAEVDLPGHLSTSALVALAGDREGFLRDLRRPLPTPPAPRTRVGTAFHAWVEQHYAEATLVDLHDLDAGADPADHGTELAGLQRHFLASEWSDRTPLAVEVPLQTTLGGRTIAGRLDAVFADPDGGVTVVDWKTGAPGSPAQQRVRAIQLAVYRLAYARLSGRPVEEVRAAFFYAATGTTVRPSLLGEDELTEILAADETSGQVLAADEISGQVLASQVLGSSAGGMP comes from the coding sequence GTGAGCCCGACAGGCGCGGCCGGGGCGAGGTACTCCCCGAACGACCTCGCCTCGGCTCTCGGCACCCCCGAGCCGACCCCCGAGCAGGCTGCGGTCATCACGGCGCCCCTGCTGCCCGACGTCGTCGTGGCCGGGGCGGGCTCCGGCAAGACCGAGACCATGGCCTCCAGGGTGCTGTGGTTGGTGGCCAACGGCCTCGTCGCTCCGCAGGACGTGCTCGGCCTGACCTTCACCCGCAAGGCGTCGCTGGAGCTGTCGGCGCGCCTCACCGGCAAGCTCCGCCGACTCCGGGAGGTCGGGTTGTGGGTCGAGGCCGGCCCCTCGCGCGGCGACGATCCGGGCGCGGCCGCCGTGTCGGCCGACGGCTTCGACCTCCCCACGATCTCCACCTACCACGCCTACGCCGGGCGCCTGGTGAGTGAGCACGGCCTCCGGCTGGGGGTGGAGCCCGACGCGGTGCTGCTCTCGGAGGCCGCGTGCTGGCAGCTCGCGCACGACGTGGTCACCCGTTACGACGGTGACATGACGGGGATGCAGCGGGCACCGAGCACGGTGGTGCGCTCGGTCATCGCGCTGGCCGGCGAGCTCGGCGAGCACCTGGTGGAGCCGGAGGAGGCGGAGAGCATGCTGCTCGGGCTGGCCGAGCGCTTCGCCGACCTTCCGCACGACGGCAGAGCGCTCAAGTCGGGCCAGGACCTCGCGGCCATGCTGCGTCAGCAGGCCCTCCTCTACCCCCTGGTGGTCGCCTACCGCCGTGCCAAGGCGGCCCGTGGGGCCCTCGACTTCGGCGATCAGATGGCGCTCGCCGCACGGCTGGCCCGGGACGTGCCCGTCGTCGGGGCCACCGAGCGCAGCCGCTACTCCGCGGTGCTGCTCGATGAGTTCCAGGACACCTCCGAGGCGCAACTGGTCCTGCTGACCTCGCTCTTCGCCGGCAGCTCGGTGCCCGTCACCGCCGTCGGCGACCCGCACCAGTCGATCTACGGCTGGCGCGGGGCCAGCGCCACGACCCTGACGCGCTTCCCCCAGGACTTCGCGGTCGGCGGGGAGCCGTCGGCGGTGCTCCAGCTCAGCACGTCGTGGCGCAACGACCGCGCCGTCCTCGAGGCCGCCAATGTCGTCTCCGCCCCGCTGCGCGAGCAGACCGCGGTGCCGGTGGCGACCCTGCGACCACGACCCGGGGCGGGGGAGGGACGCCTCGAGGTGGCCCGCCTGCCCGACCACGTCGCCGAGGCCGAGCACGTGGCGCGCTGGATCCGGGCCCTGAGAGAGGCCGCCCCCGCCTCGAGCGCCGCGGTCCTGTGCCGCACCCGCGCGCAGTTCGGCCCGGTCGTCGATGCGTTGCGGCGTCGCGGGCTGCCGGTCGAGGTGGTCGGTCTCGGGGGGCTGCTCGACACCCCGGAGGTGCTCGACCTCGTCGCCCTGCTCTGGGTGGCGCAGGAGCCCACCCGGGGAGACCAGGTGATGCGTCTGCTGGCCGGCCCCGTCGGACGGCTCGGCGCCGCCGACCTGGATGCCCTCTGGGCGCGGGCGGTGGAACTGGCGCGCGGCCCCGGTCGAGAGGTGTCCCACGAGCGTGAGCACGCGCCGGTGCTGGCCGAGGCCCTGGAGCACATCCCCTCGCCCGCGTGGACCGGCCAGCAGGGCGAGCGGCTCTCCGAGGAGGCTCGGGCACGCGTCGCTCGGCTGGCGGAGGTGCTCCGTCGCGTGCGCTCGCTCAGCGGACTCCCCCTCCCCGACCTCGTGGCCGAGGCGGAGCGTCTCCTGGGCCTGGACGTCGAGGTGGCCGCGGACCCCGATCTGCACCCCAGCTGGGGGCGCGCTCCGCTCGACGCCCTCGTCGAGGTGGCGGCGGGATTCGCGCACGGGGCGGACCGCGCGAGCCTGGGCGGCTTCCTCGACTGGTTGGACGCCGCACGGGAGCACGAGCGCGGGCTCGAGGACGCCGAGGTGCCGGAGCTGGCCGAGGTGTCGGTCGACACCGCCGCGGTCCAGGTCCTCACGGTGCACGCCGCCAAGGGCCTGGAGTGGGATGCCGTCGCGGTCCCGGGCCTGGTCGAGGGGACCTTCCCCGCAGGGCGCGCCACGGCGGAGCACGCGGAGGGTGAGTGGCGGACCAAGGAGCGCAGCGACAAGGGGTGGCTCGCCGGCATCGGCCGCCTGCCCACCCCCCTGCGGGGCGACCGCGACGGGCGCCCGGACCTCGACTGGGCGCGGATCGAGGACACCCGAGCCCTGCGTGAGGCGTTGGGCCGGCTCGCCCTCGAGCAGGGCAGCTTCGCCATCGAGGAGGAGCGCCGGTTGGCCTACGTCGCGTTCACCAGGGCGCGGCACCGACTGCTCCTGACTGCTCCCGTCTGGTCGACCGGCAAGCAGCCGCGGGTCACCTCCCGCTTCCTCGCCGAGGTGCGTGACCTGCCCGGTGTGCGGCTCGGCCCGTGGGCGGACATGCCCGACCCGACGGTGGAGGAGCAGATGGTCAATCCCCGCCTCGGTGAGCAGGAGGGCGCGACCTGGCCGGTGCTGCGCGACGACCGGCGCGACGTCGTCCGTGACGTGGCCGCGGCCCTGCTGTCCGCGCGAGCGGCGGGCCGACCCGACGAGAGCCCGTCACCAGGGTCGGCGGCCCCCTGGGTCGAGACGGTCGACCTGCTGCTGGCCGAGCGCTCCCGCCGGCAGGACCACCCCGCCGAGGTCGACCTCCCGGGCCACCTCTCGACCTCGGCCCTGGTCGCCCTCGCGGGAGACCGTGAGGGGTTCCTGCGCGACCTGCGCCGCCCCCTGCCCACGCCGCCGGCACCCCGGACCCGGGTCGGGACGGCTTTCCACGCCTGGGTGGAGCAGCACTACGCCGAGGCGACCCTCGTCGACCTGCACGACCTCGACGCAGGCGCTGACCCGGCTGACCACGGCACCGAGCTCGCCGGGCTGCAGCGCCACTTCCTCGCGAGCGAGTGGTCGGACCGCACACCGCTGGCCGTCGAGGTGCCCCTGCAGACCACCCTCGGCGGGCGCACCATCGCCGGCCGCCTCGATGCGGTGTTCGCCGATCCGGACGGGGGAGTGACGGTGGTGGACTGGAAGACCGGTGCCCCCGGGAGCCCCGCCCAGCAGCGGGTGCGCGCGATCCAGCTCGCGGTCTACCGCCTGGCGTATGCCCGGTTGAGCGGTCGACCCGTCGAGGAGGTGCGTGCGGCGTTCTTCTACGCCGCCACCGGGACGACGGTCCGGCCCTCGCTCCTGGGAGAGGACGAGCTCACCGAGATCCTCGCGGCCGACGAGACCTCAGGTCAGGTCCTCGCGGCCGACGAGATCTCAGGTCAGGTTCTCGCCTCTCAGGTCCTCGGGTCGTCCGCCGGCGGCATGCCGTAG